From the Pseudomonas baltica genome, one window contains:
- a CDS encoding FAD-binding oxidoreductase: protein MYPQIAHVESDHQLPSHADVVVIGGGIVGVCTAYYLAQRGVSVALVEKSGIAHEQSSRNWGWVRTMGRDVAEIPLAIASLKLWDTWADQLKHDTGFTRAGILYACESEAEMAAKQAWLEQAKPMGIDAQWLDKPQIEVCLGAAVPGAWQGALYTATDGRAEPDVATAAIAQGARALGARIFTRCAARGLETEAGRVSAVITERGEIKCKSVVLAAGAWSSLFCRNLGIRLPQLRVLGSVMRTAPLPGGPNCAVATDKVSFRKRADGGYTLAMRNANIAPLVPDSFRYLPDFLPMVRAHHQEYRLRVTGQSWQEINTPGRWANDQPTPFEKQRLYDPRPVDAFLDEALRSLAQQFPLFAQARIEQRWAGLIDVTPDILPVMDEVQSVPGFYLATGFSGHGFGIGPGAGHLMADLITGAQPLVNPAAFRFARFAR, encoded by the coding sequence ATGTACCCGCAAATCGCCCACGTCGAAAGCGATCATCAGCTGCCCAGCCATGCCGACGTGGTGGTGATCGGTGGCGGCATCGTCGGGGTGTGCACCGCCTATTATCTGGCGCAGCGGGGCGTCTCGGTGGCGTTGGTGGAAAAGAGCGGCATTGCCCACGAACAGTCCTCGCGCAATTGGGGTTGGGTGCGCACCATGGGCCGTGACGTTGCCGAAATCCCTTTGGCGATCGCCAGTCTGAAGCTGTGGGATACCTGGGCCGATCAGCTCAAGCACGACACCGGCTTTACCCGCGCCGGCATTCTCTACGCCTGTGAGTCCGAGGCTGAAATGGCAGCCAAGCAGGCGTGGCTGGAGCAGGCCAAGCCCATGGGGATCGACGCCCAGTGGCTCGATAAACCGCAGATCGAAGTCTGCCTCGGGGCCGCAGTCCCGGGGGCATGGCAAGGCGCGCTGTATACGGCGACCGATGGCCGCGCCGAACCCGACGTCGCCACGGCGGCCATCGCCCAAGGCGCCCGCGCGCTGGGTGCCCGAATCTTCACGCGCTGCGCCGCTCGGGGCCTGGAAACCGAGGCGGGACGGGTCAGCGCGGTGATCACTGAGCGGGGCGAGATAAAGTGCAAGAGCGTGGTGCTCGCGGCAGGCGCCTGGTCGAGCCTGTTCTGCCGCAATCTGGGTATTCGCCTGCCGCAACTGCGCGTGCTTGGCTCGGTCATGCGCACCGCGCCGCTACCGGGCGGCCCGAATTGCGCGGTGGCCACCGACAAGGTGTCGTTCAGAAAACGCGCCGACGGTGGCTACACCCTGGCGATGCGCAACGCCAATATCGCGCCTTTGGTGCCTGACAGTTTTCGCTACCTGCCGGATTTCTTGCCGATGGTCAGGGCCCATCATCAGGAGTACCGGTTGCGGGTGACGGGCCAGAGTTGGCAAGAAATCAACACGCCTGGTCGCTGGGCCAACGATCAGCCGACGCCATTCGAGAAACAGCGCCTCTATGACCCAAGACCGGTTGACGCCTTTCTTGACGAGGCATTGAGGTCGCTCGCTCAGCAGTTTCCGCTGTTTGCCCAAGCGCGCATCGAGCAGCGCTGGGCGGGTTTGATCGACGTCACGCCGGACATCCTCCCAGTGATGGATGAGGTGCAGTCTGTGCCTGGGTTTTATCTGGCGACCGGGTTTTCGGGGCATGGCTTCGGGATCGGGCCAGGCGCCGGGCACTTGATGGCGGACCTGATCACCGGTGCTCAACCGCTGGTCAACCCCGCAGCGTTTCGTTTTGCCAGATTCGCCCGATGA
- a CDS encoding Gfo/Idh/MocA family oxidoreductase: MPDSNGKIRYAVVAGGFISQDAFMPGVGQTQNSVMTALVTGDPVKADKLASLYGLKSYSYEQYPTLLASGEIDAVYVATPNFDHRKFVLAALEAGIHVLLEKPMASSEEDCLAMLRASENSAAKLMIAYRLHCEPGTVEMIERVRAGDFGDPRVFTATFTQKVPATNHRMKHGFAAGPVLDMAPYPLNMLRQLFADEPIEVSAMGITSPGSPLDSPDTVTVSLRFPEERLAQFTVSYSLPSSERFQLIGTKGEIEAAPCFGYGEGVSITYRATIDGETKEHAHPVVDQFAGETAYFSDCILNDLTPEAGAEEGWRDVRILAAVERALTTGETQTLEPLPRKRLPSKDQVRQLPFAKGPALINAQKPN; encoded by the coding sequence ATGCCCGATTCAAATGGCAAGATTCGTTACGCAGTCGTCGCCGGCGGCTTTATCTCGCAAGACGCTTTCATGCCCGGCGTGGGACAGACGCAAAACTCGGTCATGACGGCGCTGGTGACGGGCGACCCGGTCAAGGCTGATAAATTGGCCAGCCTATACGGCCTCAAAAGCTACAGTTACGAACAATACCCAACGTTGCTCGCCTCTGGGGAGATCGACGCGGTCTACGTCGCGACGCCTAACTTCGATCACCGCAAATTCGTGCTGGCGGCGCTGGAGGCAGGTATCCATGTACTGCTGGAAAAACCCATGGCCAGCAGCGAGGAGGATTGCCTGGCGATGCTGCGCGCTTCTGAAAACAGCGCGGCGAAGTTAATGATTGCCTACCGCCTGCACTGCGAGCCCGGCACGGTGGAAATGATCGAGCGCGTGCGCGCTGGCGATTTCGGCGACCCCCGAGTGTTCACCGCTACGTTCACTCAAAAGGTCCCGGCGACCAACCATCGGATGAAGCATGGCTTCGCCGCGGGCCCGGTGCTGGACATGGCGCCCTACCCTTTGAACATGCTGCGCCAGTTGTTCGCCGACGAGCCCATCGAGGTCAGCGCCATGGGCATCACTTCCCCCGGCAGTCCGCTCGACTCACCGGATACGGTGACTGTTTCGCTGCGCTTTCCTGAGGAACGCCTCGCGCAGTTCACCGTCAGCTACAGCCTGCCGAGCAGCGAAAGGTTTCAATTGATCGGCACCAAAGGCGAGATAGAGGCGGCGCCCTGCTTCGGCTATGGCGAAGGCGTCAGCATCACCTACCGCGCGACCATAGACGGCGAAACCAAGGAGCATGCTCATCCTGTGGTCGATCAGTTTGCCGGCGAGACCGCGTATTTTTCTGACTGTATCTTGAATGATCTGACACCCGAAGCGGGTGCTGAAGAAGGATGGCGAGACGTGCGTATCCTGGCGGCTGTCGAGCGCGCTTTGACGACCGGAGAAACTCAAACCCTGGAGCCTCTTCCACGTAAACGGCTGCCGAGCAAGGATCAGGTCCGGCAACTGCCATTTGCCAAGGGCCCGGCGTTGATCAATGCTCAGAAGCCTAACTGA
- a CDS encoding manganese catalase family protein gives MFLHNKRLQYTVRVAAPNPGLANLLLEQFGGAQGELAAAGRYFTQALAEDDPGRKDLLMDIATEELSHLEIVGSIIVMLNKGAKGQLAEAVEEEGELYRAINGAGNDSHITSLLYGAGAPLVNSAGVPWTSAYIDTIGEPTADFRSNIAAEARAKIVYERLMNVVDDPGVKEALGFLMTREIAHQLSFEKALHAIQPNFPQGKLPGMPEFTNKYFNMSGEPNVRGPWNEGEAWEYVESPAPAVDGGDGLASVTLPAADLDVLEALKARTMSDPMSNPITGADLGSGFMQGKDA, from the coding sequence ATGTTCTTGCACAACAAGCGTCTGCAATACACCGTTCGTGTAGCTGCACCCAATCCTGGCCTGGCCAACCTGCTACTGGAGCAGTTCGGTGGCGCACAGGGCGAACTGGCCGCAGCGGGGCGGTATTTCACCCAAGCGTTGGCCGAGGATGATCCTGGTCGTAAAGATCTGCTGATGGATATCGCCACCGAAGAGCTCAGTCATCTTGAGATCGTCGGCTCGATCATCGTCATGCTGAACAAGGGCGCGAAGGGTCAGTTGGCTGAGGCTGTCGAAGAGGAAGGTGAGCTGTACCGGGCTATCAACGGCGCGGGCAATGATTCACACATCACCAGCCTGCTCTACGGTGCGGGTGCGCCGTTGGTCAACTCGGCAGGGGTACCATGGACGTCGGCCTATATCGATACCATCGGCGAGCCTACCGCTGATTTCCGCTCGAATATCGCAGCAGAGGCGCGCGCCAAGATTGTCTACGAACGCCTCATGAACGTTGTGGACGATCCCGGTGTGAAAGAGGCGTTGGGCTTTCTGATGACTCGCGAGATTGCTCACCAGCTGTCTTTCGAGAAAGCGCTGCATGCCATCCAGCCGAACTTCCCCCAGGGCAAGCTGCCCGGCATGCCCGAGTTCACCAACAAGTACTTCAACATGTCCGGCGAACCCAATGTTCGTGGGCCATGGAATGAAGGGGAGGCGTGGGAGTATGTCGAAAGTCCGGCACCTGCCGTCGATGGTGGAGACGGTCTGGCAAGCGTGACATTGCCAGCGGCTGATCTGGACGTATTGGAGGCGCTCAAGGCTCGGACGATGTCGGATCCGATGAGCAATCCAATCACTGGCGCTGATCTGGGCTCTGGCTTTATGCAGGGCAAAGATGCCTGA
- the cobF gene encoding precorrin-6A synthase (deacetylating) — translation MKTILIIGIGAGNPEYITVQAIKALNQVDVFFFMDKGQTKEKLNHLRREICERYIEAHHYRIVESLTPERERTEGDYLQAVDRLNTDKQIIFERLIAEELEEGQCGAFLVWGDPSLYDSTLRILDAIIQTGRHALEYRVIPGITSVQALTAQHKVALNHIGRSVEITTGRRLANGFPENVDSVVVMLDAENTFTTLIDQDIDIYWGAYLGTPDEILVSGKLKEVAAQIERAREAAREANGWIMDTYLLKRR, via the coding sequence ATGAAAACCATCCTCATCATCGGTATCGGTGCAGGAAACCCTGAGTACATCACCGTCCAGGCAATCAAAGCCCTTAATCAGGTCGATGTGTTCTTCTTCATGGACAAGGGCCAGACCAAGGAAAAACTCAATCACCTACGCAGGGAAATCTGCGAACGCTACATCGAAGCCCACCATTATCGAATCGTCGAATCGTTGACCCCGGAGCGCGAGCGCACCGAAGGCGATTACCTGCAGGCCGTCGATCGCTTGAACACGGACAAACAAATAATCTTCGAGCGCTTGATTGCCGAAGAACTGGAGGAAGGCCAGTGCGGCGCGTTTCTCGTCTGGGGTGATCCGTCGCTGTACGACAGCACTCTGCGTATCCTCGATGCCATTATCCAGACCGGCCGACATGCGCTCGAATACCGGGTCATCCCTGGTATCACCAGCGTTCAAGCACTGACCGCGCAACACAAAGTCGCGCTCAATCACATCGGCCGCTCCGTCGAGATCACCACCGGCCGGCGTCTGGCCAACGGCTTTCCCGAGAACGTCGACAGCGTGGTGGTGATGCTCGATGCCGAGAACACGTTCACGACGCTGATCGATCAAGACATCGATATCTACTGGGGCGCCTATCTCGGCACCCCTGATGAAATCCTTGTCAGCGGCAAGCTCAAGGAAGTCGCTGCACAGATAGAGCGGGCTCGCGAGGCTGCCCGTGAAGCCAATGGCTGGATCATGGACACTTACTTGCTAAAACGTCGCTGA
- a CDS encoding DUF6911 family protein, whose product MSMVFGGYIVDADGYRHQLEAIMDPEELDVRGVLTSIGKGSGVIKMRCESESEGRPYELALYVESENFLLMLSEYDKDGEHVVRTMTDLNSKNELVSILGEMYPARAVTHDVEIVCAIFIEFARSGNVSVDIMA is encoded by the coding sequence ATGAGTATGGTTTTTGGCGGCTATATTGTTGACGCTGATGGATATCGCCATCAGTTAGAAGCTATCATGGATCCCGAAGAATTGGATGTTCGAGGGGTATTGACTTCCATTGGTAAAGGCTCCGGCGTTATCAAGATGCGGTGCGAGTCTGAATCTGAAGGTCGCCCCTATGAATTGGCGCTTTATGTTGAAAGTGAAAATTTTTTACTGATGCTTAGCGAGTATGATAAGGATGGTGAGCATGTCGTCAGAACTATGACTGATCTCAACTCAAAAAACGAACTCGTCAGCATTTTAGGGGAGATGTATCCTGCTAGAGCCGTCACACATGATGTGGAAATTGTTTGTGCTATTTTTATCGAGTTTGCTCGTTCAGGAAATGTGTCTGTGGATATCATGGCGTAA
- a CDS encoding DUF6572 domain-containing protein: protein MSIEQVNVVDAIGVDKETGQVFLTISDHLEWNDEHLLLLQEKLNLYISFVESGELLEVYPDSKGREVVISVVCKYPPNVRGKDFLSKVGSVVEQVGARFAFQVSNLS, encoded by the coding sequence ATGTCAATTGAACAAGTTAATGTCGTTGATGCTATTGGTGTTGACAAAGAGACCGGGCAGGTTTTTTTGACGATAAGTGATCATTTGGAATGGAATGATGAGCATTTGTTGCTGCTCCAAGAGAAGCTTAATTTATATATTAGCTTTGTTGAAAGTGGAGAGTTGCTTGAGGTATATCCTGATTCGAAAGGTCGCGAGGTTGTTATAAGTGTCGTCTGTAAATATCCCCCGAATGTAAGAGGTAAGGACTTTTTAAGTAAAGTTGGCTCTGTTGTAGAGCAGGTGGGGGCTAGATTTGCTTTTCAGGTTTCTAATTTGAGTTAG
- a CDS encoding DUF637 domain-containing protein, protein MTSYLIETNPALTNLKQFMSSDYMLAALGYDPDTSAKRLGDGLYEQTLVDQAIVARTGARFIDGQTSDTAQFKYLMDNGIAAQQQLNLSVGTALSSEQVAALTHDIVWMQSEVVDGQTVLVPVLYLANANNRLAANGALIQGTDVNLIAGSDLSNAGTLKATGSLSAIAGNNLVNSGVVQADSRLDLLAGNNLTNTAGGIIAGRDVSLTAVDGDVSNERSITTHQSALGSATERTDLVDSAARVEAAGSLTINAGRDVNNTGGVLSSGTGTTITAGRDVNIVAAQAVDASTRTSKFTRSTTTQDSASVTAGGDLSITAGRDLAVTASQLAAGGNVALSATDNVSVSSAADEAHSYTASSHKKWQNDDVTQVASTVTAGGSVAVGAGQDLTLTSSNVTAGTDAYLYAGDKLQMLAAQDSSYSLYDMKKKGSFGSKKLQHDEVTQTTNVGSSVTTGGNLTLASNGDQLYQAAKLNSGNDLTVASGGAITFEGVKDLDQETHTKSSSNLAWTSAKGKGNTDETLQQTEMVARGKTVITAVNGLNIDVKQIDKQTVSQVIDTMVAADPKLAWLKDAEARGDVNWQQVKEVHDSFKYSSHGLGAGAEIILAIAMTLAMGPAGLGMGTVSAAGAGSLATTAVNSGISNNGDLGKVLKDTVSASSLKSAGVAMLTAGVGEELQFDPEVLSTNTILKATETAVADAAITTAIEGGSFSKNLVGSLAGQAINVGGAYGANEIGSTAFANGSLTKIGMHALLGGVLSMAQGGDFATGALAAGADEASVQALAKLVMPSQDEATPLTVAQGDQKMIALSGFIGVLAAAVTGGDPSVGASVAQNVTQNNYLGNASKDKRKLGDVDQMVTDLVACRANPDPASCRGTVQSKYQAISDQDTGVALKRCGDNCGTIAQDANTGTDALDRWAASTALTPEELDIIDHFQAKNESDYRLADSTALQGEMAQIVAGVLSGGAGGWAEAEAKAGVAEVTGAKDTRALAGESTISDTTSQLAKNKAAGDAFEAQTMDKLQETQTGVVQQVTVKTQSGTRTRIDLMGRDADGNIVCTECKASETAPLTTNQKIAFPEIQESGAVVVGKGKPGFPGGTQIPPTTVNVVRP, encoded by the coding sequence TTGACGTCGTACCTGATCGAAACCAACCCCGCGCTCACCAACCTCAAGCAGTTCATGAGCTCGGACTACATGCTTGCCGCGCTGGGCTACGATCCCGACACCAGCGCCAAGCGCCTGGGCGACGGTCTCTATGAACAGACCCTGGTCGACCAGGCCATCGTCGCCCGCACCGGCGCGCGCTTCATCGACGGCCAGACCAGCGATACCGCGCAGTTCAAATACCTGATGGACAACGGTATCGCCGCCCAGCAGCAACTGAACCTCAGCGTCGGCACCGCCTTGTCCTCCGAGCAAGTCGCGGCCCTGACCCATGACATCGTGTGGATGCAGAGCGAAGTGGTCGACGGCCAGACCGTCCTCGTGCCCGTGCTCTACCTGGCCAACGCCAACAACCGCCTGGCCGCCAACGGCGCGCTGATACAAGGCACCGACGTCAACCTGATTGCCGGCAGCGACCTGAGCAACGCCGGCACCCTCAAAGCCACCGGCAGCCTCTCGGCGATCGCCGGCAACAACCTGGTCAACAGCGGCGTGGTGCAGGCCGACAGCCGCCTCGACCTGCTGGCCGGCAACAACCTCACCAACACCGCTGGCGGCATCATTGCCGGGCGCGATGTTAGCCTGACCGCCGTCGACGGCGATGTCAGCAACGAGCGCAGCATCACCACCCACCAAAGCGCTTTGGGCTCGGCCACCGAGCGCACCGACCTGGTCGACAGCGCCGCCCGCGTCGAAGCGGCCGGTAGCCTGACCATCAATGCCGGGCGCGACGTCAACAACACCGGCGGTGTGCTCAGCAGCGGCACCGGCACCACGATCACGGCCGGGCGCGACGTCAATATCGTCGCCGCACAAGCGGTCGATGCGAGCACCCGGACCAGCAAGTTCACGCGCTCCACCACCACGCAGGACAGCGCCAGCGTCACAGCCGGTGGTGATCTGAGTATCACCGCCGGGCGGGATCTGGCGGTGACAGCGAGCCAGCTGGCGGCGGGTGGAAACGTTGCTCTGTCGGCGACGGACAACGTCAGTGTGTCGTCGGCGGCGGATGAGGCGCATAGCTATACCGCGAGTAGTCACAAGAAGTGGCAGAACGATGACGTTACCCAGGTGGCGAGCACGGTCACTGCGGGTGGCAGCGTCGCCGTCGGCGCCGGCCAGGACCTGACCCTCACCTCAAGCAACGTCACCGCTGGCACCGACGCGTATCTCTACGCCGGTGACAAGCTGCAGATGCTTGCCGCGCAAGACAGCAGCTACTCGCTGTACGACATGAAGAAAAAGGGCAGCTTCGGCAGCAAGAAACTGCAGCACGACGAAGTCACCCAAACCACCAACGTCGGCAGCAGCGTCACCACCGGCGGCAACCTGACCCTGGCCAGCAACGGCGACCAGCTGTACCAGGCCGCCAAGCTCAACAGCGGCAACGACCTGACCGTTGCCAGTGGCGGCGCCATCACCTTCGAGGGCGTCAAGGACCTGGATCAGGAAACCCACACCAAAAGCAGTTCGAACCTCGCCTGGACCAGTGCCAAAGGCAAAGGCAACACCGACGAGACCCTGCAACAAACCGAGATGGTCGCTCGTGGCAAGACGGTGATCACAGCCGTCAACGGCTTGAATATCGACGTCAAGCAGATCGACAAGCAGACCGTCAGCCAGGTGATCGACACCATGGTGGCGGCGGATCCGAAGCTGGCGTGGCTGAAAGATGCCGAGGCGCGGGGTGATGTGAACTGGCAGCAGGTGAAGGAGGTTCATGACTCCTTCAAGTACAGCTCCCACGGCTTGGGTGCGGGCGCCGAAATCATTCTGGCCATTGCCATGACTCTGGCCATGGGACCGGCAGGTCTTGGCATGGGTACGGTGAGCGCAGCAGGTGCGGGCAGCCTGGCAACCACCGCCGTCAACAGTGGCATTTCCAATAACGGCGATCTAGGGAAGGTGCTGAAGGACACTGTCAGTGCGAGCAGCTTGAAAAGCGCGGGTGTGGCGATGCTGACGGCTGGGGTTGGAGAGGAGCTGCAGTTCGATCCAGAAGTTCTGAGTACCAATACCATTCTGAAGGCCACGGAGACGGCGGTCGCGGATGCCGCTATCACCACCGCCATCGAAGGAGGGAGCTTCAGTAAAAACCTTGTGGGTTCGTTGGCAGGGCAGGCAATCAACGTCGGTGGTGCATACGGCGCCAATGAAATAGGCAGCACTGCGTTCGCCAATGGTTCACTGACCAAAATCGGTATGCATGCGCTATTAGGCGGCGTGCTGTCGATGGCTCAAGGCGGTGATTTTGCGACCGGCGCGCTAGCCGCCGGGGCGGATGAAGCCTCAGTGCAGGCGCTGGCCAAATTGGTCATGCCGTCCCAAGACGAAGCCACGCCCCTCACCGTCGCCCAAGGCGACCAAAAGATGATTGCGCTGTCGGGGTTTATCGGCGTTCTCGCTGCGGCCGTGACGGGTGGGGACCCAAGTGTTGGAGCCTCAGTCGCTCAGAACGTGACCCAAAACAATTATCTGGGCAATGCGTCGAAAGATAAGCGCAAGTTGGGCGATGTCGATCAGATGGTGACTGATCTGGTGGCGTGCCGGGCCAATCCCGATCCAGCGTCTTGCCGCGGGACAGTTCAGAGCAAATACCAAGCGATCAGCGACCAAGATACGGGAGTAGCACTGAAGCGCTGTGGGGATAACTGCGGTACGATAGCTCAGGATGCCAATACAGGCACGGATGCGCTTGATCGATGGGCTGCATCAACTGCGTTGACACCGGAAGAGCTGGATATCATTGATCACTTTCAGGCGAAGAATGAGAGTGATTATAGGCTTGCCGATAGTACTGCGCTTCAGGGAGAAATGGCGCAGATTGTTGCTGGTGTGCTGAGTGGTGGCGCGGGCGGATGGGCGGAAGCGGAGGCGAAGGCAGGGGTTGCAGAGGTTACTGGTGCAAAAGACACACGCGCTCTAGCAGGAGAGAGCACCATAAGTGATACAACCAGTCAGCTAGCTAAAAATAAAGCTGCTGGAGATGCTTTTGAAGCACAAACGATGGACAAGCTTCAAGAAACTCAAACTGGAGTCGTTCAGCAGGTGACCGTTAAAACCCAAAGTGGCACCAGAACCAGAATTGATTTAATGGGTAGAGATGCAGATGGAAATATTGTTTGTACAGAATGTAAGGCGTCGGAAACTGCGCCTCTGACCACAAATCAAAAAATAGCCTTTCCTGAAATTCAAGAGTCAGGAGCAGTTGTTGTAGGCAAGGGAAAGCCAGGGTTCCCAGGAGGTACCCAAATTCCGCCTACGACGGTGAATGTGGTTAGGCCTTAA
- a CDS encoding WD40 repeat domain-containing protein: MNLHHSATQEIIAVDKQGQQVLFLDPGDLSVRAAITGLPARPHELLIIQQQRKAYVPIYGDGVHGDNPHPNHQVAVIDLDSRSLTGFIDTLPFLSPHTGRLGRDGKVYLCCENSATVIIIDPSQDKVVGHIEVPSNNVHRLIPLPHADQVWAESEEDGQLYAIDVHGNTGQVAATLAMPGPLNGIDASPLRPWVIASDADRPVIYAVDTTERRVFHSIELPGHQRPGQVVRFSPDGRLLAVIGDFDPVVSFFDEHLQWLFNAELGDKPLDGCFSPAQDYLLVANENDATVSVIDIAKRKTLGHVPVGQGCEILAYFER; this comes from the coding sequence ATGAACCTCCACCACAGCGCCACACAGGAAATCATTGCCGTCGACAAGCAGGGCCAGCAGGTGCTGTTTCTCGACCCTGGGGATCTGTCAGTGCGCGCGGCCATCACCGGTTTGCCCGCTCGGCCCCACGAACTGCTGATCATCCAGCAGCAGCGCAAAGCCTACGTGCCCATCTATGGCGACGGCGTGCACGGTGACAACCCTCACCCGAACCACCAGGTCGCGGTGATCGATCTCGACAGCCGCAGCCTGACCGGGTTTATCGACACCCTGCCGTTTCTGTCGCCCCATACCGGGCGCCTGGGCCGCGATGGCAAGGTCTACCTGTGCTGTGAAAACAGCGCGACGGTCATCATCATCGACCCCAGCCAGGACAAGGTAGTCGGGCACATCGAGGTCCCATCGAACAACGTGCACAGGCTGATCCCGCTGCCCCATGCCGATCAGGTATGGGCTGAAAGCGAGGAAGACGGCCAGTTGTACGCCATCGACGTGCACGGCAACACCGGCCAGGTGGCCGCCACCCTGGCGATGCCCGGCCCGTTGAATGGCATCGATGCCTCGCCCCTGCGGCCCTGGGTGATCGCCTCGGACGCAGACCGGCCAGTGATCTACGCGGTCGATACCACGGAGCGCCGCGTGTTTCACTCGATCGAATTGCCCGGGCATCAGCGCCCTGGACAGGTGGTGCGCTTCAGTCCCGACGGCCGGCTGCTGGCGGTCATCGGCGACTTCGATCCGGTGGTGAGCTTTTTCGATGAGCATCTGCAATGGCTGTTCAACGCTGAACTCGGTGACAAGCCGCTGGACGGTTGCTTCAGCCCCGCCCAGGATTACCTGCTGGTAGCCAATGAAAACGACGCTACCGTCAGCGTGATCGACATCGCCAAGCGCAAAACCCTCGGCCATGTACCGGTGGGTCAGGGGTGCGAAATTCTGGCGTACTTCGAGCGCTGA
- a CDS encoding NAD-dependent succinate-semialdehyde dehydrogenase codes for MSNLNAASSHAPVATSRNPATGELIATYSFQTPSEVEQLLDVNAAAFRLWRATPMHERVAAYRRLAAILRERAQPLATLITAEMGKTLLSARGEVEKCAATIEWVAEHGPAILADEPVKVEGDDQVHVSFLPIGTVLAVMPWNFPLWQVIRASAPIMLSGNGFMLKHAPNVMGSAYALQDAYEAAGFPKGLFVNLVADNDTVARTIEDPRIAAVTLTGSMRAGAAVAGTAARALKKSLLELGGSDAFIVLADANIDLAVKAAVEARFQNAGQVCLAAKRFIVEQPIAQAFTRKFVAAVSQLTVGDPLDSAINLGPMARADLRDELDGQVQRTLAAGASLLLGGHKLEGPGNFYAPTVLGDVQPGMAAFDEETFGPVAAITVADTAEHAIALANTSDYGLGGSLWTQDLGRAQRIARRLETGGVFINGYPATNARIPVGGVKKSGYGRELSHFGLREFTNAQAVWAKSII; via the coding sequence ATGAGCAACTTGAACGCAGCATCCAGCCATGCCCCCGTGGCAACGTCGCGCAACCCGGCAACCGGTGAGCTGATCGCCACGTATTCGTTTCAGACGCCCAGTGAAGTCGAGCAACTGCTCGATGTGAACGCCGCCGCCTTCCGCCTGTGGCGTGCCACCCCGATGCACGAACGAGTGGCGGCCTATCGGCGCCTGGCCGCTATCCTGCGAGAGCGCGCGCAACCCCTGGCCACGCTGATCACCGCCGAAATGGGCAAGACCCTGCTATCAGCGCGGGGAGAGGTGGAGAAGTGCGCCGCCACCATTGAGTGGGTGGCCGAGCATGGCCCGGCGATTCTGGCCGATGAGCCGGTCAAGGTTGAGGGGGACGATCAGGTGCATGTTTCTTTCCTGCCGATCGGTACCGTGCTGGCGGTCATGCCCTGGAACTTCCCGCTGTGGCAGGTGATTCGCGCCTCGGCGCCCATCATGCTGTCCGGCAATGGCTTCATGCTCAAGCACGCCCCCAACGTCATGGGCTCGGCTTACGCCTTGCAGGACGCCTATGAAGCGGCCGGTTTCCCCAAGGGCTTGTTCGTCAATCTGGTGGCTGACAACGATACCGTGGCCCGCACCATCGAAGACCCACGCATCGCCGCCGTGACGCTGACCGGCAGCATGCGCGCCGGTGCTGCGGTAGCCGGCACCGCCGCACGGGCTCTGAAGAAAAGCCTGCTGGAGCTCGGTGGTTCCGACGCCTTTATCGTACTGGCCGACGCCAATATCGACCTGGCGGTGAAAGCGGCCGTCGAAGCGCGGTTTCAGAATGCCGGCCAAGTGTGCCTGGCGGCCAAGCGCTTCATTGTCGAGCAACCGATTGCGCAGGCATTCACCCGCAAGTTCGTGGCTGCCGTCAGCCAGCTGACAGTCGGTGATCCGCTGGACAGCGCTATCAACCTTGGCCCGATGGCCCGTGCCGATTTGCGCGATGAACTCGATGGGCAAGTGCAGCGCACCCTGGCCGCCGGTGCGAGCTTGTTGCTGGGGGGGCACAAGCTCGAAGGCCCGGGCAATTTCTATGCGCCGACGGTGCTGGGTGACGTTCAGCCTGGCATGGCGGCCTTCGATGAAGAGACCTTCGGGCCGGTCGCGGCCATTACCGTGGCCGACACTGCGGAACACGCCATCGCACTGGCCAATACCAGTGATTACGGGTTGGGCGGCAGCCTCTGGACGCAAGACCTGGGCCGCGCGCAACGCATCGCCCGGCGCCTGGAAACCGGTGGGGTATTCATCAACGGCTACCCGGCCACCAACGCGCGTATACCGGTGGGGGGCGTGAAGAAGAGTGGTTATGGGCGTGAACTCTCGCACTTTGGATTGCGCGAGTTCACCAATGCGCAGGCTGTCTGGGCCAAGAGTATTATCTGA